In one window of Arachis ipaensis cultivar K30076 chromosome B06, Araip1.1, whole genome shotgun sequence DNA:
- the LOC107647377 gene encoding inositol transporter 1-like: MVTDMCVSIKAGSSDYLEKHPERRISFSQNFYIIGVTFAAGIGGLLFGYDTGVISGALLYIKDDFEVVKNSSFLQELIVAMALIGAIFGAAIGGYINDSLGRKAATIVADICFAVGSLLIAVAPNPTLIIVGRFFVGLGVGFASVTAPMYIAEMTKLSARNSSAILLLRLVLTIFIVKKALSVVAVDTGRVKTRRINLSTM; encoded by the exons ATGGTGACTGATATGTGCGTGTCGATTAAAGCAGGAAGCTCTGATTATTTGGAGAAACATCCAGAGCGCAGAATATCATTTTCCCAAAATTTTTACATTATTGGAGTTACTTTTGCGGCTGGTATTGGTGGCCTTCTATTTGGTTATGATACTG GTGTGATATCTGGCGCTCTCTTGTACATAAAAGATGATTTTGAAGTTGTAAAGAACAGTAGTTTTCTTCAG GAACTAATAGTTGCCATGGCCTTAATTGGTGCAATTTTCGGCGCCGCCATTGGTGGTTACATTAATGATTCTTTAGGGCGTAAGGCTGCCACTATTGTGGCAGATATTTGTTTCGCAGTAGGATCACTCTTGATCGCCGTCGCACCAAATCCCACTCTTATCATAGTTGGCCGTTTTTTTGTTGGCCTAGGTGTAGGTTTCGCCTCTGTTACTGCTCCTATGTATATTGCAGAA aTGACCAAATTGTCTGCAAGAAATTCATCAGCCATTTTGCTTCTGAGACTTGTCTTAACAATTTTCATTGTTAAAAAGGCTCTTTCTGTTGTTGCTGTAGACACTGGTAGAGTCAAAACAAGACGTATTAATCTATCAACCATGtga